In Homalodisca vitripennis isolate AUS2020 unplaced genomic scaffold, UT_GWSS_2.1 ScUCBcl_4702;HRSCAF=11046, whole genome shotgun sequence, the following are encoded in one genomic region:
- the LOC124373033 gene encoding zinc finger MYM-type protein 5-like has protein sequence MKRSYQSGAKKRQDKKKREEDASKCSSTLSAWLCPTTSTTTTKSTNVTSTSSTETRPIIASVPGNEIEEEVTAQDNSEESIDEEVTCLGLGHQQENCAKPPTSPTSSSELIGVNDQVECSRTNKINETCLNTGEPHFPDQIIDPEVKKRIIELGLGPYQPVGPFLYDGKQGRSFSDNYFTLKSKSGLKLKRTWLCYSSKLDCVYCQPCWLFPQKGPVGGWDSGLRDWKHLSDRIKTHENSQHHADSCLVYEQWRRHGSIDDALEKGLKEERNFWRKVLKRVLDVSLMLATCNLPFRGDSWHITDRNKGNFLSLIELLSKYDTILEDLITRPSGTV, from the exons atgaaaagaagctatcaaagtggggcaaagaaaaggcaagacaagaagaaaagagaagaggATGCTTCAAAGTGTTCTTCCACCCTATCTGCTTGGTTATgtcctactactagtactactacaactaaaagtactaatgtcacatctacatctagtactgaaactagaccaataattg cctcAGTCCCAGGAAATGAGATTGAAGAGGAAGTTACAGCTCAAGATAACTCTGAAGAAAGTATTGATGAAGAAGTAACATGCCTAGGGCTAGGGCATCAACAAGAAAATTGTGCCAAACCTCCAACAAGTCCTACGTCAAGCAGTGAACTGATCGGCGTAAATGATCAA gtggaatgtagccggacgaataaaattaatgaaacttgtttaaaCACCGGAGAACCCCATTTTCCAGACCAGATCATCGATCCAGAGGTgaaaaaacgaattattgaatTAGGACTAGGACCCTATCAACCAGTTGGCCCATTTCTATATGATGGAAAACAAGGTAGGTCCTTTTCAGACAATTATTTTACCCTGAAGTCAAAGTCTGGGCTCAAACTGAAAAGAACTTGGTTGTGCTATTCGTCCAAATTGGATTGTGTTTATTGCCAACCTTGCTGGTTGTTTCCCCAGAAAGGACCTGTAGGAGGATGGGATTCAGGATTAAGGGACTGGAAACATTTGTCTGATCGCATAAAGACACATGAGAATTCACAGCACCATGCTGATTCCTGCTTGGTTTATGAGCAATGGCGACGTCATGGCTCAATAGACGATGCACTAGAAAAAGGTTTGAAGGAGGAGCGGAATTTTTGGAGGAAAGTTTTGAAGAGGGTCTTAGATGTCTCCCTTATGTTGGCAACATGCAACCTTCCTTTTCGTGGAGACAGTTGGCATATCACTGatagaaataaaggtaattttctatCATTGATTGAATTGCTGTCAAAATATGACACTATCCTAGAAGATCTAATTACAAGGCCAAGTGGTACTGTTTAA
- the LOC124373035 gene encoding uncharacterized protein LOC124373035: MDEDLADFLLLDRNLLLNSNTRQFWVHEFNEDHTQSEFYVTCLPLRDHADKFKKYYRMTVETYDYILSHIKGDLQKWSNFRTCIEPAEKLSILLRYLSTGMSFEALSETFRMSNYTVGKIVEEVCDCMWEQLAPVHLPVPNKQRFLEIAAEFKEKWNFPNCVGCIDGKHVRIKSPGKSGTMFLNYKKFFSVNLHAVADAKCKFIFIDVGAYGKQSDGGVFEASPISKFFENFSEHLPAPSPIDTSSETLIPYVLVGDDAYPLKSYIMKPFGQRNLSEEERIFNYRLSRCRRCVECAFGILTSKWKLLSKPIETEVGKAEKIIKCMCLLQNIIIDRDNITVNPGVLEKGLQEYVQHHQRPNLGTTRRYNRATTAAKDVRNFYKEYFNGLGSVPWQDEMVFNVNK, from the exons atGGACGAGGATTTAGCGGATTTTTTGTTGTTAGAcaggaatttattattaaattcaaacacGAGACAGTTTTGGGTACATGAGTTTAATGAAGATCACACCCAAAGTGAGTTTTATGTGACCTGTTTACCCTTACGTGATCATGCTGACAAATTCAAGAAATACTATCGAATGACTGTTGAAACATATGACTACATACTGTCCCACATCAAGGGAGATTTACAGAAATGGTCCAACTTTAGAACTTGTATAGAACCTGCCGAAAAGCTATCGATTCTCTTGag GTATCTATCAACAGGCATGTCCTTTGAAGCATTGAGCGAAACATTTCGCATGAGCAACTACACCGTCGGAAAAATAGTCGAGGAAGTTTGTGATTGCATGTGGGAACAGCTTGCCCCAGTCCACTTACCAGTGCCTAATAAACAAAGATTTCTTGAAATTGCAGCAGAATTTAAGGAGAAATGGAACTTTCCCAACTGTGTAGGTTGTATAGACGGAAAACACGTGAGAATAAAATCTCCTGGGAAAAGCGGTACAATGTTTTTGaactataagaaatttttttcagttaacCTTCATGCAGTAGCCGACGCCAAGTgtaaattcatattcatagatgTTGGAGCGTACGGAAAGCAAAGCGACGGGGGAGTTTTCGAAGCATCACCAATAtccaagttttttgaaaatttctcagAACATTTGCCTGCTCCCTCACCGATAGATACCAGCAGTGAAACACTCATTCCATATGTTCTGGTAGGCGACGATGCCTATCCATTAAAATCATACATAATGAAGCCATTCGGCCAACGAAATTTGAGTGAAGAAGAGCGCATATTTAATTATCGATTGTCAAGGTGCAGACGTTGTGTCGAGTGTGCATTTGgcattttaacttcaaaatggAAATTGCTCAGCAAACCCATCGAAACAGAAGTAGGAAAGGCTGAGAAAATCATCAAATGTATGTGTCTTCTACAAAACATCATTATTGACAGAGATAATATTACCGTCAATCCAGGAGTTCTAGAAAAAGGTCTACAGGAATACGTACAACATCACCAAAGGCCTAATCTAGGTACTACTCGACGGTATAATAGAGCAACTACCGCTGCGAAGGATGTCAGAAATTTTTACAAAGAGTACTTCAATGGCCTAGGAAGTGTTCCGTGGCAAGATGAGATGGTCTTCAATGTTAACAAGTAA